A window of Brachyhypopomus gauderio isolate BG-103 unplaced genomic scaffold, BGAUD_0.2 sc237, whole genome shotgun sequence contains these coding sequences:
- the LOC143503967 gene encoding diphthamide biosynthesis protein 3-like — protein sequence MSVFHDEVEIEDFEYDEETETYYFPCPCGDRFAITKEDLQGGEEVATCASCSLIIKVIYDKEQFMCGEVVDAPVRSEAKLELAQR from the exons ATGTCCGTCTTTCACGACGAAGTAGAAATAGAAGATTTTGAATATGACGAAGAAACAGAGACCTACTACTTCCCGTGTCCCTGCGGGGACAGATTCGCCATCACTAAA GAGGATCTGCAGGGCGGAGAGGAGGTGGCCACCTGTGCGAGCTGCTCACTCATCATTAAAGTCATCTACGACAAG GAGCAGTTTATGTGCGGGGAGGTTGTTGATGCTCCGGTTAGGTCAGAAGCTAAACTGGAGTTGGCCCAGAGATGA